From Streptomyces sp. TLI_105, the proteins below share one genomic window:
- a CDS encoding UvrD-helicase domain-containing protein: MSASDPLARERAHLASSRAALRAMREDVEALDIKDVTANWVNSLVLGRQIEDRIKALADLADTPLFFGRLDYLHTTQEGQRFYIGRRHVHDADGDPMVIDWRAPVSQPYYQASKKDPQDVGLRRRFGYTGGELTAYEDEHLSDPEELEHTSRLLQAEIERPRVGPMRDIVATIQPEQDGIVRSDLSGTVCVQGGPGTGKTAVGLHRVAYLLYAHRERLARTGTLVIGPNRSFLHYIEQVLPALGELEVQQATVDDLVAHVEVRGADEAATAVVKGDARMAEVLRRAVRSHVTLPKEPLMVVRGSRRWRVPAYELEQIVRELLDRDIRYGAAREALPQRIAHAVLVRMEEAGEAPDDRVQNAVARNTAVKAVVKECWPLVEPAKLVLRLLSDADFLAEHAEGLLTGDEQKLLLWTKPARSVKSAKWSAADAVLIDEAKDLVERTHSLGHVVLDEAQDLSPMQYRAVGRRCTTGSATVLGDLAQGTTPWATESWAQALGHLGKPEAVVEELTAGFRVPREVIAYASRLLPHMSPGLAAVESVRENPGSLEVRPSDALDEDVVAACVEALAHEGSIGLIAADARIAPLAEALTAAGLAYLSPGEETTAESRLTLVPASLAKGLEYDYVVLDEPAAVVGGEPDERTGLRRLYVALTRAVSGLTVVHSAPVPEQLGEL, translated from the coding sequence GTGTCCGCATCCGACCCGCTCGCGCGCGAGCGCGCCCATCTGGCCTCGTCCCGCGCCGCGCTGCGCGCGATGCGCGAGGACGTCGAGGCGCTCGACATCAAGGACGTCACCGCGAACTGGGTCAACTCCCTGGTGCTCGGGCGGCAGATCGAGGACCGGATCAAGGCGCTCGCGGACCTCGCCGACACCCCGCTCTTCTTCGGGCGGCTCGACTACCTGCACACCACGCAGGAGGGCCAGCGCTTCTACATCGGGCGGCGGCACGTCCACGACGCCGACGGCGACCCGATGGTGATCGACTGGCGTGCGCCGGTCTCGCAGCCGTACTACCAGGCGTCGAAGAAGGACCCGCAGGACGTGGGCCTCCGGCGCCGCTTCGGCTACACGGGCGGCGAGCTCACCGCGTACGAGGACGAGCACCTCTCCGACCCGGAAGAGCTGGAGCACACCAGCCGGCTGCTCCAGGCCGAGATCGAGCGGCCCCGCGTCGGCCCCATGCGCGACATCGTCGCCACCATCCAGCCGGAGCAGGACGGGATCGTCCGCTCCGACCTGTCGGGGACGGTGTGCGTGCAGGGAGGTCCGGGGACCGGAAAGACGGCCGTCGGCCTGCACCGCGTCGCCTACCTGCTGTACGCGCACCGGGAGCGGCTCGCCCGCACCGGCACCCTGGTCATCGGGCCGAACCGTTCCTTCCTCCACTACATCGAGCAGGTCCTGCCCGCGCTCGGCGAGTTGGAGGTCCAGCAGGCGACGGTCGACGACCTCGTCGCGCACGTCGAGGTGCGGGGCGCGGACGAGGCGGCGACGGCAGTCGTGAAGGGCGACGCCCGGATGGCGGAGGTGCTGCGGCGGGCGGTCCGCTCGCACGTGACGCTGCCGAAGGAGCCCCTGATGGTGGTGCGCGGTTCGCGGCGCTGGCGGGTCCCCGCGTACGAACTGGAGCAGATCGTACGGGAGTTGCTCGACCGCGACATCCGGTACGGGGCCGCCCGCGAGGCGCTCCCGCAGCGCATCGCGCACGCCGTCCTGGTCCGGATGGAGGAGGCCGGCGAGGCGCCCGACGACCGCGTGCAGAACGCGGTCGCGCGGAACACGGCGGTGAAGGCCGTCGTGAAGGAGTGCTGGCCGCTCGTCGAGCCCGCGAAGCTGGTCCTGCGGCTGCTGAGCGACGCCGACTTCCTCGCCGAGCACGCCGAGGGGCTGCTCACCGGGGACGAGCAGAAGCTGTTGCTGTGGACGAAGCCGGCGCGGAGCGTGAAGTCGGCGAAGTGGTCGGCGGCGGACGCCGTCCTCATCGACGAGGCGAAGGACCTGGTGGAGCGGACGCACTCGCTCGGGCACGTGGTCCTCGACGAGGCGCAGGACCTGTCCCCCATGCAGTACCGGGCGGTGGGCCGCCGCTGCACGACCGGCTCGGCGACGGTCCTGGGCGACCTGGCGCAGGGCACGACGCCGTGGGCGACGGAGAGCTGGGCGCAGGCGCTCGGGCACCTGGGGAAGCCGGAGGCGGTGGTGGAGGAGCTGACGGCCGGCTTCCGCGTGCCGCGAGAGGTCATCGCGTACGCCTCGCGGCTCCTTCCGCACATGTCGCCGGGGCTCGCGGCGGTGGAGTCGGTCCGGGAGAACCCGGGCTCCCTGGAGGTCCGCCCCAGCGACGCACTCGACGAGGACGTCGTCGCGGCCTGCGTCGAGGCGCTGGCGCACGAGGGCTCGATCGGCCTGATCGCCGCGGACGCGCGGATCGCGCCGCTCGCGGAGGCGCTGACGGCGGCCGGTCTGGCGTACCTCTCCCCCGGCGAGGAGACGACGGCCGAGTCGCGCCTCACGCTGGTCCCGGCCTCGCTGGCGAAGGGTCTGGAGTACGACTACGTGGTCCTGGACGAGCCGGCGGCGGTCGTCGGCGGCGAACCGGACGAGCGGACGGGCCTGCGCCGGCTGTACGTGGCGCTGACGCGTGCGGTGTCGGGGCTGACGGTGGTTCACTCGGCGCCGGTACCGGAACAGTTGGGCGAGCTGTGA
- a CDS encoding aminoglycoside phosphotransferase family protein: MATPRIDTALVERLIAAQFPAWAGLPVREVESAGTDNAMFRLGDEHAVRLPKSAWATGQAEKEQRWLPRLAPHLTLPVPVPVGQGVPGEGYDQPWSVFAWLDGADAYDAPIADLAHAAVELGRFGVSLRGIDATGGPASSRGGPVTDWEEGLMAPALRALGADGTLDAEAATEAWESVLRLPAWQGDPVWLHGDLLPGNLLTRDGRLHAVIDFGCLGTGDPAVDLMAAWSLLTPDTRPLFREAAEVDDATWARGRGWALCWGVVTEHYYRGKNPVLATVAHRTWTQALPEYGI, from the coding sequence ATGGCCACCCCCCGGATCGACACCGCCCTCGTCGAGCGGCTGATCGCCGCCCAGTTCCCCGCGTGGGCGGGACTTCCCGTACGGGAGGTGGAGTCCGCCGGCACCGACAACGCGATGTTCCGGCTCGGCGACGAGCACGCCGTACGGCTGCCGAAGTCCGCATGGGCCACCGGGCAGGCCGAGAAGGAGCAGCGCTGGCTGCCCCGCCTCGCGCCGCACCTGACCCTGCCCGTGCCCGTACCCGTCGGGCAGGGAGTGCCCGGCGAGGGGTACGACCAGCCCTGGTCCGTGTTCGCCTGGCTGGACGGGGCCGACGCCTACGACGCGCCGATCGCCGATCTCGCCCACGCCGCCGTCGAGTTGGGCCGCTTCGGCGTCTCCCTGCGCGGGATCGACGCGACCGGCGGACCCGCCTCCTCCCGGGGCGGCCCGGTCACCGACTGGGAAGAGGGCCTCATGGCACCCGCTCTTCGCGCCCTCGGGGCGGACGGCACCCTCGACGCCGAGGCCGCCACCGAGGCCTGGGAGTCGGTGCTCCGCCTCCCGGCCTGGCAGGGCGACCCCGTCTGGCTCCACGGCGACCTGCTCCCCGGCAACCTCCTGACCCGCGACGGCCGCCTCCACGCCGTCATCGACTTCGGCTGCCTCGGTACGGGTGACCCGGCCGTCGACCTCATGGCCGCCTGGTCCCTGCTCACCCCCGACACCCGCCCCCTCTTCCGCGAGGCCGCCGAGGTCGACGACGCCACCTGGGCGCGAGGCCGCGGCTGGGCCCTGTGCTGGGGCGTCGTGACCGAGCACTACTACCGGGGCAAGAACCCGGTCCTGGCGACCGTCGCCCACCGCACGTGGACGCAGGCGCTCCCGGAGTACGGGATCTAG
- a CDS encoding TetR/AcrR family transcriptional regulator, translating to MGAARTPRERWVEEGLTVLADGGPDAVRVEALAKRLGVTKGGFYGHFADRDALLAAMLDTWEREAADRVIDRVRQDADGDPRALITLAGMLTFSGERLRPIDLAVRDWARRDETVAARLRRVDNRRMELLREMIGTFCADPDEVEARSLLAFCVAIGHHFLAADHQGRTRAEVLARAGDLILERPKEPKSRGPRDA from the coding sequence GTGGGCGCCGCACGCACACCCCGCGAACGATGGGTAGAGGAGGGCCTGACCGTCCTCGCCGACGGCGGCCCCGACGCCGTCCGCGTCGAAGCGCTCGCCAAACGCCTCGGCGTCACCAAAGGCGGCTTCTACGGCCACTTCGCCGACCGCGACGCCCTCCTCGCCGCCATGCTCGACACCTGGGAGCGGGAGGCCGCCGACCGGGTGATCGACCGCGTCCGCCAGGACGCGGACGGCGACCCGAGAGCCCTCATCACCCTCGCCGGCATGCTCACCTTCTCCGGCGAACGGCTGCGCCCCATCGACCTCGCCGTCCGCGACTGGGCCCGGCGCGACGAGACCGTCGCCGCCCGCCTGCGCCGCGTCGACAACCGGCGCATGGAACTGCTCCGCGAGATGATCGGCACCTTCTGCGCCGACCCCGACGAGGTCGAGGCCCGCTCCCTCCTCGCCTTCTGCGTGGCCATCGGCCACCACTTCCTCGCCGCCGACCACCAGGGCCGCACCCGCGCCGAGGTCCTCGCCCGCGCGGGAGATCTGATCCTGGAGCGGCCGAAGGAGCCGAAATCCCGTGGCCCGCGCGATGCTTGA
- a CDS encoding DUF2867 domain-containing protein — protein sequence MKLPVTEHTARPWRIHEFTPDFTTEDVWSFRTPGAGPDDFPRVLAAIAAGAGLSRQSGPSRLLFAVRWKLGALLGWDDPKAGLGPRVRSLRERMPEELTATADPTPGPGSFVPLYELPDEAARELANKTVHGVAHLGWVETPDGGHELRMAVLVKPNGRLGRLYMALITPFRYLIVYPAMTRQWEAAWRDRERLLGQNP from the coding sequence ATGAAGCTCCCCGTCACCGAACACACCGCCAGGCCGTGGCGGATCCACGAGTTCACCCCCGACTTCACGACCGAGGACGTCTGGTCCTTCCGCACCCCGGGCGCCGGGCCCGACGACTTCCCGCGCGTGCTCGCGGCGATCGCGGCCGGCGCCGGCCTCTCCCGGCAGTCCGGACCGTCGAGGCTCCTGTTCGCGGTGCGCTGGAAGCTGGGCGCCCTGCTCGGCTGGGACGACCCGAAGGCCGGCCTCGGCCCGCGCGTCCGCTCGCTGCGCGAGCGCATGCCGGAGGAACTGACGGCGACGGCGGACCCCACCCCGGGGCCCGGCTCGTTCGTCCCCCTGTACGAGCTGCCCGACGAGGCCGCCCGGGAGCTGGCGAACAAGACCGTCCACGGGGTCGCGCACCTGGGCTGGGTGGAGACGCCCGACGGCGGCCACGAGCTCCGCATGGCGGTCCTGGTCAAGCCCAACGGCCGCCTGGGCCGCCTCTACATGGCCCTGATCACGCCCTTCCGGTACCTCATCGTCTACCCGGCGATGACCCGCCAGTGGGAGGCCGCCTGGCGGGACCGGGAGCGGCTGCTCGGGCAGAACCCCTAG
- a CDS encoding copper homeostasis protein CutC: MSNRAVLEVIALDEEDAVAAQTGGADRLELVTDMAADGLTPSTASFTAIRRAVDIPLRVMLRLADGFAAGDVDALVARAEELRSAGATEFVLGFLTPDREPDLVAVERLIAVLDGSRWTFHRAIDRAADRDGLRKLLADLPGLDTYLTAGAATGVDDGLPTLRAEGARTGEPGYEPQILVGGGLRLDHLPTLRAAGLTAFHIGGAARPQGWTHPVSADAVRTWREAVDAP, encoded by the coding sequence ATGAGCAACCGTGCTGTCCTTGAGGTGATCGCCCTCGACGAGGAAGACGCGGTCGCTGCCCAGACCGGTGGCGCCGACCGGCTCGAACTCGTCACCGACATGGCGGCGGACGGCCTCACCCCGTCCACGGCCTCCTTCACCGCCATCCGCCGCGCCGTGGACATCCCGCTGCGCGTGATGCTCCGGCTCGCCGACGGATTCGCGGCCGGCGACGTCGACGCCCTGGTCGCCCGGGCGGAGGAACTCCGCTCGGCGGGCGCGACCGAATTCGTCCTCGGCTTCCTCACCCCCGACCGCGAGCCGGACCTGGTGGCCGTCGAGCGCCTGATCGCCGTCCTGGACGGCTCCCGCTGGACCTTCCACCGGGCGATCGACCGCGCCGCCGACCGCGACGGCCTGCGCAAGCTCCTCGCCGACCTGCCCGGCCTCGACACCTACCTGACGGCCGGCGCGGCGACCGGCGTCGACGACGGCCTGCCGACCCTCCGCGCCGAAGGCGCCCGCACGGGCGAACCGGGCTACGAACCCCAGATCCTCGTCGGCGGCGGCCTCCGCCTCGACCACCTCCCGACCCTCCGCGCGGCCGGCCTCACCGCCTTCCACATCGGCGGCGCGGCCCGCCCGCAGGGCTGGACCCACCCGGTCTCGGCGGACGCGGTCCGCACGTGGCGCGAGGCGGTCGACGCTCCCTAG
- a CDS encoding heavy-metal-associated domain-containing protein produces the protein MGSCCTPDNSCSTNAGEATAVAVADSTVTVYAVSGMTCGHCKSSVTKSVSALDGVISVDVDVAGGLVTVTTGGEPDDAAITAAVDDAGYELTGRA, from the coding sequence ATGGGCTCCTGCTGCACCCCCGACAACAGCTGCTCGACCAACGCCGGTGAGGCGACCGCCGTCGCGGTCGCCGACAGCACCGTCACGGTCTACGCCGTCTCCGGCATGACCTGCGGCCACTGCAAGAGCTCGGTCACCAAGTCCGTCAGCGCCCTCGACGGCGTCATCTCCGTCGACGTCGACGTCGCCGGCGGCCTGGTGACCGTGACCACCGGCGGCGAGCCCGACGACGCCGCGATCACCGCGGCCGTCGACGACGCGGGCTACGAGCTGACCGGCCGGGCCTGA
- a CDS encoding cation-translocating P-type ATPase — MTTTTPGTAQVELAIGGMTCASCAARIEKKLNRMDGVEATVNYATEKAKVTFDADIDVADLIATVEATGYTAKEPEPPKADESSSGPTDEEKADEELRPLKQRLITAVALAVPVIAMAMVPALQIEYWQWLSLTLAAPVVVYAAWPFHKAAWTNAKHGAATMDTLISVGTIAAFLWSLWALFFGTAGTPGMTHPFEFTIARTDGAGNIYLEAAAGVTAFILAGRYFEARSKRKAGAALKALMQLGAKEVTVLRNGREVTVPTAELQVGDRFLVRPGEKIATDGTVVEGSSAVDASMLTGESVPVEVSVGDSVTGATLNAGGRLVVEATRVGSDTQLARMAKLVEDAQNGKAAAQRLADKISAVFVPVVIALALGTLGFWLGTGQGLTAAFTAAVAVLIIACPCALGLATPTALMVGTGRGAQLGILIKGPEVLETTRKVDTIVLDKTGTVTTGRMTLVKVHTAAGTDETDVLRLAGALEHSSEHPIAQAVATGAAAKVGTLPTPEDFANIPGLGVQGVVDGHAVLVGREKLLQEWAMELTPSLKAAKDAAETAGKTAIAVAWDGEARAVLEVADAVKETSAEAVKRLRALGLTPILLTGDNKAVAEAVAAEVGIDEVIAEVMPQDKVDVVKRLQGEGRSVAMVGDGVNDAAALAQADLGLAMGTGTDAAIEAGDLTLVRGDLRAAADAIRLSRKTLGTIRSNLFWAFAYNVAALPLAAAGLLNPMIAGAAMAFSSVFVVGNSLRLRGFQAADR, encoded by the coding sequence ATGACCACGACCACTCCGGGCACCGCCCAGGTCGAGCTCGCCATCGGCGGCATGACCTGCGCCTCGTGCGCGGCCCGCATCGAGAAGAAGCTCAACCGCATGGACGGGGTCGAGGCCACCGTCAACTACGCCACCGAGAAGGCGAAGGTCACCTTCGACGCCGACATCGACGTCGCCGACCTGATCGCCACCGTCGAGGCCACCGGTTACACCGCCAAGGAGCCCGAGCCGCCGAAGGCCGACGAGAGCAGCAGCGGCCCCACCGACGAGGAGAAGGCCGACGAGGAGCTGCGGCCCCTCAAGCAGCGGCTGATCACCGCCGTCGCGCTCGCCGTGCCCGTCATCGCGATGGCGATGGTCCCGGCCCTGCAGATCGAGTACTGGCAGTGGCTGAGCCTCACGCTCGCCGCCCCGGTCGTCGTCTACGCCGCCTGGCCCTTCCACAAGGCCGCCTGGACCAACGCCAAGCACGGCGCGGCCACCATGGACACCCTGATCTCGGTCGGCACGATCGCCGCATTCCTGTGGTCGCTGTGGGCGCTGTTCTTCGGCACCGCCGGCACGCCGGGCATGACGCACCCCTTCGAGTTCACGATCGCCCGCACCGACGGCGCCGGGAACATCTACCTGGAGGCCGCGGCCGGCGTCACCGCCTTCATCCTGGCCGGCCGGTACTTCGAGGCCCGCTCGAAGCGCAAGGCGGGCGCCGCGCTCAAGGCGCTGATGCAGCTGGGCGCGAAGGAGGTGACCGTCCTCAGGAACGGCCGCGAGGTCACCGTGCCCACCGCCGAACTCCAGGTCGGGGACCGCTTCCTGGTCCGCCCGGGCGAGAAGATCGCCACCGACGGCACCGTCGTCGAGGGCTCCTCCGCCGTCGACGCCTCGATGCTCACCGGTGAGTCCGTACCCGTCGAGGTCTCCGTCGGCGACTCCGTCACCGGCGCCACCCTGAACGCCGGCGGCCGCCTGGTCGTCGAGGCCACCCGCGTCGGCTCCGACACCCAGCTCGCCCGGATGGCGAAGCTCGTCGAGGACGCGCAGAACGGCAAGGCCGCCGCCCAGCGCCTCGCCGACAAGATCTCGGCCGTCTTCGTGCCGGTCGTCATCGCCCTCGCGCTCGGCACCCTCGGCTTCTGGCTGGGTACGGGGCAGGGGCTGACCGCCGCGTTCACCGCCGCCGTCGCCGTCCTGATCATCGCCTGCCCCTGCGCCCTGGGCCTGGCCACCCCGACCGCCCTCATGGTCGGCACCGGGCGCGGCGCCCAGCTCGGCATCCTCATCAAGGGCCCCGAGGTCCTGGAGACCACCCGCAAGGTCGACACGATCGTCCTCGACAAGACCGGCACCGTCACCACCGGCCGCATGACCCTCGTCAAGGTCCACACCGCCGCCGGTACGGACGAGACCGACGTCCTGCGCCTGGCCGGCGCCCTGGAGCACTCCTCCGAGCACCCCATCGCCCAGGCCGTCGCCACCGGCGCCGCCGCCAAGGTCGGCACCCTGCCCACCCCCGAGGACTTCGCCAACATCCCCGGTCTCGGCGTCCAGGGCGTCGTCGACGGCCACGCCGTCCTCGTCGGCCGCGAGAAGCTGCTCCAGGAGTGGGCGATGGAGCTCACCCCGTCGCTCAAGGCCGCGAAGGACGCCGCCGAGACGGCCGGCAAGACGGCCATCGCGGTCGCCTGGGACGGGGAGGCCCGCGCGGTCCTGGAGGTCGCCGACGCCGTGAAGGAGACCAGCGCCGAGGCCGTCAAGCGGCTCCGCGCGCTCGGTCTGACGCCGATCCTGCTCACCGGTGACAACAAGGCGGTCGCCGAGGCCGTCGCCGCCGAGGTCGGCATCGACGAGGTCATCGCCGAGGTCATGCCGCAGGACAAGGTCGACGTGGTCAAGCGCCTCCAGGGCGAGGGCCGTTCGGTCGCCATGGTCGGCGACGGCGTGAACGACGCCGCCGCGCTCGCCCAGGCCGACCTGGGGCTCGCGATGGGCACCGGCACGGACGCCGCCATCGAGGCCGGCGACCTGACCCTCGTACGGGGAGACCTGCGGGCCGCGGCCGACGCGATCCGGCTCTCCCGCAAGACGCTCGGCACCATCCGCTCCAACCTCTTCTGGGCCTTCGCCTACAACGTGGCCGCCCTGCCGCTCGCCGCGGCCGGACTGCTCAACCCGATGATCGCGGGCGCGGCCATGGCCTTCTCCTCGGTCTTCGTGGTCGGCAACAGCCTCCGCCTGCGGGGCTTCCAGGCCGCCGACCGCTGA
- a CDS encoding metal-sensitive transcriptional regulator, producing MAGYGQHKEDIIRRLRRIEGQVRGVQRMVDEDVYCIDVLTQVSAINAALQSCAVALLDEHLSCCVTEAIAQGGDQAKVKVGEASKAIARLIRT from the coding sequence GTGGCCGGTTACGGACAGCACAAGGAAGACATCATCAGACGGCTGAGGCGCATCGAGGGCCAGGTCAGGGGGGTGCAGCGGATGGTGGACGAGGACGTCTACTGCATCGACGTCCTCACCCAGGTCTCCGCCATCAACGCGGCCCTCCAGTCCTGCGCGGTGGCCCTCCTGGACGAGCACCTGAGCTGCTGCGTCACGGAGGCCATCGCCCAGGGCGGGGACCAGGCGAAGGTGAAGGTGGGCGAGGCGTCCAAGGCCATCGCCCGGCTGATCCGGACGTGA
- a CDS encoding BlaI/MecI/CopY family transcriptional regulator, translating into MRRLGELEAEIMDRLWAWQRPATVREIVDDINRGRRVAYTTVMTVADILHRKGWLRREKSGRAWLYEPVRGREEYTAGLMRDALGDSQDRPAALLRFVEVISDEDMAALDAALRAARGDQDPQALRAARGEGPDAPDGPVGGLA; encoded by the coding sequence GTGCGCCGGCTGGGAGAGCTGGAGGCCGAGATCATGGACCGACTGTGGGCATGGCAACGGCCCGCCACGGTCCGCGAGATCGTCGACGACATCAATCGGGGACGCCGGGTCGCCTACACGACGGTGATGACGGTGGCGGACATCCTGCACCGCAAGGGCTGGCTCCGGCGCGAGAAGTCCGGACGGGCCTGGCTGTACGAGCCGGTCCGCGGCCGCGAGGAGTACACGGCGGGCCTGATGCGGGACGCCCTCGGCGACAGCCAGGACCGTCCCGCCGCCCTCCTCCGCTTCGTCGAGGTCATCTCGGACGAGGACATGGCCGCCCTGGACGCGGCCCTCCGCGCCGCCCGGGGCGACCAGGACCCGCAGGCCCTCCGCGCCGCCCGGGGCGAGGGCCCGGACGCCCCTGACGGCCCCGTCGGAGGCCTCGCGTGA
- a CDS encoding M56 family metallopeptidase codes for MTHHVLVPLGLVLLTGFVVPWLVARARWAQQVPRLALGVWAACGAGFAAASALLPAQMVLSSADSHRLADMMFGLRLPTLDRLLHLDGRERLALCLSLLVLSVPTVAFVRRLARARRMRTRHAGVLRLVGRYDPALRATVLDDDRPAVYCLPGRSRRVVVSSGAVHALTPAQLAAALAHERAHIAGRHHLLVAAAEAFAAVFPRLPLARHGGPAVPLLLEMAADDRALRRCTRDALATALYALASGRAPRSAFAAGGPSAALRMRRILTPYSAGHPVLYGLLTIAAAGLAMTPLVIACCSFPR; via the coding sequence GTGACCCACCACGTCCTCGTCCCGCTCGGGCTCGTCCTCCTCACCGGCTTCGTCGTGCCCTGGCTGGTGGCCCGGGCCCGCTGGGCCCAGCAGGTGCCCCGGCTCGCCCTCGGCGTCTGGGCCGCGTGCGGCGCCGGCTTCGCGGCCGCGTCCGCGCTGCTCCCCGCCCAGATGGTCCTGTCGAGCGCCGACAGCCACCGCCTGGCGGACATGATGTTCGGGCTCCGGCTCCCCACCCTCGACCGGCTCCTGCACCTCGACGGGCGCGAGCGGCTCGCCCTGTGCCTCTCGCTCCTCGTCCTGTCGGTGCCCACCGTCGCGTTCGTGCGCCGCCTGGCCAGGGCCCGGCGGATGCGGACGCGGCACGCGGGGGTGCTGCGGCTCGTCGGCCGGTACGACCCCGCGCTGCGGGCCACCGTCCTCGACGACGACCGACCCGCCGTCTACTGCCTGCCGGGCCGCTCGCGCCGGGTCGTCGTCTCCTCCGGCGCGGTGCACGCCCTGACGCCCGCCCAGCTCGCGGCGGCCCTCGCGCACGAGCGGGCGCACATCGCGGGCCGGCACCACCTCCTCGTCGCGGCGGCGGAGGCCTTCGCGGCCGTCTTCCCGCGCCTCCCGCTCGCGCGCCACGGCGGGCCCGCCGTACCCCTGCTGCTCGAAATGGCCGCGGATGACCGGGCGTTACGCCGATGTACGCGGGACGCGCTGGCGACGGCGCTGTACGCGCTGGCCTCGGGCCGGGCGCCGCGGTCCGCGTTCGCGGCGGGCGGCCCCTCGGCGGCGCTGCGGATGCGGCGCATCCTCACCCCGTACAGCGCGGGACACCCCGTGCTGTACGGGCTCCTGACGATCGCGGCAGCGGGACTCGCGATGACCCCCCTGGTCATCGCATGCTGCTCGTTCCCCCGGTAA
- a CDS encoding GNAT family N-acetyltransferase, whose amino-acid sequence MQLAGVRTAAAGDATTISRLLADTIRSSYAGILDEIPMRRLISAQCALPRIRAEIEIPGGAPGWLGWLVATGPEGTVVGVAAGGVPVPGEGEVYALAVEAGARRAGVGTALLAAATDRMRGYGAREQRVELPAEADPALPFYAHLGFAALSPRRWSRPLL is encoded by the coding sequence ATGCAGCTCGCCGGCGTTCGTACGGCAGCGGCCGGCGACGCGACCACGATATCCAGACTGCTTGCCGACACCATCCGGAGCAGCTACGCCGGAATACTGGACGAAATCCCGATGCGACGGCTGATCTCCGCGCAATGCGCACTCCCCCGCATACGCGCGGAAATTGAAATTCCGGGAGGCGCCCCCGGCTGGCTCGGCTGGCTGGTCGCCACGGGCCCGGAGGGCACGGTCGTCGGTGTCGCCGCCGGCGGCGTCCCGGTCCCGGGCGAGGGCGAGGTGTACGCGCTGGCGGTGGAGGCCGGCGCGCGCCGCGCCGGCGTCGGTACGGCCCTGCTCGCCGCCGCGACCGACCGGATGCGCGGCTACGGCGCCCGGGAGCAGCGCGTGGAGCTCCCGGCGGAGGCCGACCCGGCGCTCCCCTTCTACGCCCACCTCGGCTTCGCGGCCCTCTCCCCGAGGCGGTGGAGCCGGCCGCTCCTCTGA
- a CDS encoding cyclopropane-fatty-acyl-phospholipid synthase family protein, producing the protein MHTPSGTSLPVVPAALAPVLPSRYGLDQEPAPGAGIRVTADTLPGLESVSPADESSVWLHDALLGPHSADIVRYLSLARSTGGPVLDLGSGAGRLAVPFARHGFAVEAVDRDASALERLEGWARRIGPQVAGLVVTHRADLTELRLEGSYRLALLAGAMVTAVPPASRPELLREVAAHLESGGALALDYTAHQLPGLIAEPRRTWAFQVPRFDGIDEWVVARQVFDLPSMSERITYYAARTGKLSSERVVLTTDKWIVDPERLAAELHSAGLHIEGRRRHRIDERTESVLLVCRPDD; encoded by the coding sequence ATGCACACACCGAGCGGCACTTCCCTGCCCGTCGTGCCCGCAGCGCTCGCTCCGGTCCTGCCGTCCCGATACGGCCTCGACCAGGAGCCCGCCCCCGGCGCCGGCATCCGGGTCACCGCCGACACCCTCCCCGGGCTCGAGTCGGTCTCCCCGGCCGACGAGAGCTCGGTCTGGCTGCACGACGCCCTGCTCGGCCCGCACAGCGCGGACATCGTCCGCTACCTCAGCCTCGCCCGCTCCACCGGCGGACCCGTCCTCGACCTCGGCTCCGGCGCCGGGCGGCTCGCCGTCCCGTTCGCCCGGCACGGCTTCGCCGTGGAAGCCGTGGACCGGGACGCCTCGGCCCTGGAGCGCCTCGAAGGCTGGGCCCGCCGGATCGGCCCGCAGGTGGCCGGGCTCGTCGTCACCCACCGCGCGGACCTGACCGAGCTCCGCCTCGAAGGAAGCTACCGGCTGGCGCTGCTCGCGGGTGCCATGGTCACGGCCGTCCCGCCGGCCAGCCGGCCGGAGCTGCTGCGCGAGGTCGCCGCCCATCTGGAGTCGGGCGGGGCGCTCGCCCTCGACTACACGGCGCACCAGCTGCCGGGGCTGATCGCGGAGCCGCGTCGGACCTGGGCGTTCCAGGTGCCGCGCTTCGACGGCATCGACGAGTGGGTGGTGGCCCGGCAGGTCTTCGACCTGCCGTCGATGAGCGAGCGGATCACGTACTACGCCGCCAGGACCGGCAAGCTCTCCTCGGAGCGGGTCGTGCTGACCACGGACAAGTGGATCGTCGACCCCGAGCGGCTCGCGGCCGAGCTGCACTCGGCGGGGCTGCACATCGAGGGCAGGCGGCGCCACCGGATCGACGAGCGGACCGAGTCCGTCCTCCTCGTGTGCAGGCCGGACGACTGA